The Sediminispirochaeta smaragdinae DSM 11293 genome has a segment encoding these proteins:
- a CDS encoding amidophosphoribosyltransferase: protein MFGTLDNFGFLSLGFGHILSASVQRSYLTVNGGCKNDQMRIVDHELSELFSLFDTYNALVATLYDPQRSRAKGYHVPDDILSALAVLRCSIRASRGEFRFSLESALVVMDLSHFLFAMASASQNFLEIFDGSLSSLKTSTPFFPVAADRHLFLEGKQEDGEYVFRFSGKNRTKELRFLLGGNESVN, encoded by the coding sequence GTGTTTGGAACGCTTGATAATTTTGGTTTCCTTTCTCTTGGATTTGGACACATTCTTTCAGCCTCTGTACAACGGTCGTATCTGACCGTAAACGGAGGCTGTAAGAATGACCAGATGAGGATTGTCGACCATGAACTCTCGGAACTTTTTTCTCTTTTTGATACCTATAATGCTCTCGTTGCGACTCTTTATGATCCGCAGCGCTCTCGTGCTAAGGGGTACCATGTGCCCGATGATATTCTATCGGCTCTTGCCGTTCTGCGTTGTTCCATACGTGCCAGCCGGGGCGAATTCCGTTTTTCTCTTGAATCGGCCCTCGTCGTCATGGATCTCAGCCATTTCCTGTTTGCCATGGCGTCTGCCTCGCAGAATTTTCTTGAAATTTTCGATGGGAGTTTGTCTTCACTGAAAACATCCACTCCTTTTTTTCCCGTTGCTGCCGACCGTCATCTTTTCCTTGAGGGAAAGCAGGAGGATGGGGAATATGTGTTTCGTTTTTCGGGAAAGAACCGTACCAAGGAACTACGATTTCTTCTCGGGGGAAACGAATCTGTTAACTAG
- the dnaK gene encoding molecular chaperone DnaK, which translates to MGRIIGIDLGTTNSCVAVMEGGEPIVIQNAEGQRTTPSIVGFTAKGERLVGQPAKNQIVTNPENTIYSIKRFIGRRFSEVPREIQMVPYQLKEASNGDVRVMAHDKEYSPQEISAAVLQKMKKTAEDYLGESVTEAVITVPAYFNDAQRQATKDAGRIAGLEVKRIVNEPTAAALSYGFGKDGKDEKIAVYDFGGGTFDISILELGDGVFEVKSTNGDTHLGGDNIDQRIIEWLIESFKQDSGIDLSQDRMALQRLKEAAEKAKIELSGTQSSDINLPFITADASGPKHLQYNLSRAKFEQMVGELIEGTRKPCTDALRDAGLSPSDIDEVILVGGSTRIPAVQRIVKEIFQREPHKGVNPDEVVAIGAAIQGGILGGDVKDVLLLDVTPLSLGIETLGGVFTKLIERNTTIPTRKSQIFSTAADNQTAVSVHVLQGEREMASQNRTLGRFDLVGIPPAPRGVPQIEVTFDIDANGIVHVSAKDLGTGKEQKIRIESSSGLTEDEINKMVRDAESHAEEDKKEREKIEVRNEADSLIYSTEKSLKDFGDKVDTSEKEKINASVEALKKSVESGDIADIKSKIEELKQASYKLAEEVYKQAGAGQASGAASQESGQGTGNEAGSGSSSEASGNGNVEDVDYEVVDDENDK; encoded by the coding sequence ATGGGACGGATCATCGGAATTGACCTTGGAACGACAAACTCTTGTGTCGCGGTAATGGAAGGCGGAGAGCCGATCGTCATTCAAAATGCCGAAGGGCAGCGGACCACCCCTTCTATTGTAGGTTTTACGGCAAAAGGTGAGCGGTTGGTTGGTCAGCCTGCAAAGAACCAGATTGTTACCAATCCTGAAAACACCATCTATTCGATCAAGCGTTTTATCGGACGTCGTTTTTCCGAAGTGCCGAGGGAAATCCAGATGGTTCCCTATCAGCTGAAAGAGGCTTCCAATGGCGATGTTCGTGTTATGGCTCACGACAAGGAATATTCTCCCCAGGAGATTTCGGCGGCTGTTCTTCAAAAGATGAAGAAGACGGCCGAAGACTATCTGGGCGAGTCTGTTACCGAAGCCGTTATCACCGTTCCTGCCTATTTTAACGATGCTCAGAGGCAAGCGACCAAGGATGCTGGGCGTATTGCCGGTCTTGAAGTAAAACGGATCGTCAATGAGCCGACGGCAGCCGCCCTTTCCTATGGTTTCGGAAAGGACGGGAAGGATGAAAAGATCGCCGTCTATGACTTCGGCGGAGGTACCTTTGATATCTCGATCCTGGAGTTGGGAGATGGTGTTTTTGAGGTTAAGTCGACCAATGGTGATACCCACCTTGGTGGTGATAATATCGATCAGCGAATTATTGAGTGGCTTATTGAGAGCTTTAAGCAGGACAGCGGAATCGATCTTTCCCAGGACCGGATGGCCCTTCAGCGTCTGAAAGAGGCTGCGGAAAAGGCGAAGATCGAACTCTCCGGCACCCAGTCTTCGGATATTAACTTGCCCTTTATTACCGCCGATGCGTCGGGGCCGAAGCATCTGCAGTACAATCTGAGCCGAGCCAAGTTTGAGCAGATGGTTGGGGAGCTTATCGAGGGGACTCGTAAACCCTGTACAGATGCCTTACGGGATGCAGGCCTTTCGCCCTCGGATATTGATGAGGTTATTCTTGTCGGTGGCTCAACACGTATCCCCGCCGTACAGCGGATTGTAAAGGAGATCTTTCAGCGTGAACCCCATAAGGGTGTTAACCCCGATGAGGTAGTAGCCATCGGTGCTGCCATCCAGGGGGGGATTCTTGGCGGTGATGTGAAGGATGTTCTGCTTCTCGATGTTACCCCCTTGTCCCTCGGCATCGAAACCCTTGGCGGTGTCTTTACCAAACTGATCGAGCGGAATACGACGATACCGACCCGCAAGAGCCAGATATTCTCGACTGCCGCCGACAATCAGACTGCCGTTTCCGTGCATGTGCTCCAGGGTGAGCGGGAAATGGCAAGCCAAAACCGTACCCTCGGTCGTTTTGATCTTGTCGGAATCCCTCCGGCCCCTCGAGGGGTGCCTCAGATCGAGGTAACCTTCGATATCGATGCCAATGGTATTGTCCATGTCTCTGCAAAGGATTTGGGCACCGGCAAGGAACAGAAAATCAGGATCGAGTCCTCTTCCGGCCTCACCGAAGATGAAATCAACAAGATGGTTCGGGATGCCGAGTCCCATGCCGAAGAGGATAAAAAAGAGCGGGAAAAGATTGAAGTCCGCAATGAGGCCGATTCCCTGATTTATTCGACCGAAAAAAGTCTGAAGGATTTTGGTGATAAGGTCGATACGTCCGAGAAAGAGAAAATCAATGCTTCCGTCGAGGCCTTGAAAAAGAGCGTGGAATCGGGAGATATAGCGGATATTAAGAGCAAGATTGAAGAGCTGAAACAGGCCTCCTACAAGCTTGCCGAGGAAGTGTATAAGCAGGCAGGGGCCGGCCAGGCTTCCGGTGCCGCCAGCCAGGAGTCCGGGCAGGGCACAGGTAACGAAGCTGGCTCCGGTTCCTCTTCCGAGGCTTCCGGCAATGGCAATGTCGAAGATGTTGATTACGAGGTTGTCGACGACGAGAACGACAAATAG
- the dnaJ gene encoding molecular chaperone DnaJ: MAKRDYYEVLGVPKGASKDEIKKAYRKLAIKYHPDKNPGDKNAEDSFKEATEAYEVLGDEKKRQAYDQFGFAGVEGMNGGGGGHDYSTVFHDFEDIFGDFGDIFSSFFGGGGSRSQGGRKRRSNRGPDLRYNLEVSFKDAVYGTKVEIAYTRNVSCSTCGGSGTASGSGKKVCPTCGGSGQVRRSSGFFSIASPCPTCGGEGYIIENPCTACHGSGLLRKQQKIKVTIPPGIESGKRINIPGQGDNAAGGGPAGDLYVFITVKPHDYFERDGNDLYCAIPISFTQAALGSEIQVSTLEDKKLKLKIPAGTQNGKILRIKNEGVPYLHNNAKKGDLYIKIMIEVPKKLSLRSKQLLKELADIEGENGTPQPVSLSSLR, from the coding sequence GTGGCCAAGCGTGATTACTACGAAGTCCTTGGGGTCCCGAAAGGGGCCTCCAAGGATGAGATAAAGAAAGCCTATCGTAAACTTGCGATAAAATACCATCCCGACAAGAATCCGGGAGACAAAAACGCCGAAGATTCTTTCAAAGAGGCTACCGAAGCCTATGAGGTTCTCGGAGACGAAAAGAAACGGCAGGCCTACGATCAGTTCGGCTTTGCCGGTGTGGAAGGCATGAACGGAGGTGGTGGAGGCCACGACTATTCGACTGTTTTTCACGATTTTGAAGATATATTTGGAGATTTCGGCGATATCTTTTCAAGTTTTTTCGGAGGTGGCGGGAGCCGGTCTCAGGGCGGACGAAAACGGCGATCCAACCGTGGTCCTGATCTTCGCTATAACCTTGAGGTTTCGTTCAAAGATGCTGTCTACGGAACAAAGGTGGAGATCGCTTATACCAGAAACGTCTCCTGCTCCACCTGTGGCGGATCTGGCACAGCTTCGGGAAGCGGCAAAAAGGTGTGCCCAACCTGCGGCGGTAGCGGCCAGGTTCGACGGAGCTCCGGATTCTTTTCCATTGCTTCCCCATGTCCTACCTGTGGCGGTGAGGGGTACATCATTGAAAATCCTTGTACTGCCTGCCACGGAAGTGGATTGCTGCGAAAACAGCAGAAAATCAAGGTGACAATTCCTCCCGGGATCGAAAGTGGAAAGCGGATCAATATACCGGGACAGGGAGATAATGCAGCCGGCGGCGGCCCTGCCGGAGATCTTTACGTATTTATTACCGTTAAGCCCCATGACTATTTTGAGCGGGATGGGAATGATCTCTACTGTGCAATTCCGATTTCCTTTACGCAGGCTGCACTCGGCTCCGAAATTCAGGTTTCGACCCTTGAAGATAAAAAACTGAAGCTTAAAATTCCGGCCGGGACCCAAAATGGAAAAATTTTACGTATAAAAAACGAAGGTGTTCCCTATCTTCATAACAATGCAAAAAAAGGTGATCTGTACATTAAGATTATGATTGAAGTTCCCAAAAAGTTATCACTGCGCAGCAAACAGCTGCTTAAAGAGCTTGCCGACATAGAGGGGGAAAATGGGACACCGCAACCGGTATCTCTTTCATCTTTACGGTAG
- the grpE gene encoding nucleotide exchange factor GrpE produces MTRDDEQNIKDANDQLRTEAEEQETDGTPNIAEGEETEESAPSSAEASVGEQGSDLEAKIRELEAENSDLKDRYLRKQADFENFRKRMLREKEESIKYANSSLISDLITVIDDFERAIRSSDESKDFESFHSGIEMIEKQLVGVLERKYGLSRMESVGKEFDPQLHEAIGMEANPDYDVQTVVEDYQRGYMLHDRVLRHAKVRVAMPAPEKGGQKPEEEPQNEAAKE; encoded by the coding sequence ATGACCAGAGATGATGAACAGAATATAAAAGATGCAAACGATCAGTTGCGTACCGAAGCAGAGGAACAAGAGACTGACGGTACACCGAATATAGCTGAGGGGGAAGAAACGGAAGAATCCGCTCCTTCCTCGGCGGAAGCATCTGTAGGAGAGCAGGGCTCCGATCTTGAGGCAAAGATTCGCGAGCTGGAGGCGGAAAATAGTGATCTAAAAGATCGCTATCTTCGTAAACAGGCTGATTTCGAAAATTTTCGAAAGCGCATGCTTCGGGAAAAGGAAGAGTCGATTAAATATGCCAATTCAAGTCTGATTTCGGATTTGATTACCGTTATTGATGATTTTGAGCGGGCCATTCGTTCTTCCGATGAATCGAAAGATTTTGAGAGCTTTCACTCGGGTATCGAGATGATCGAGAAGCAGCTTGTCGGTGTTCTTGAACGAAAGTATGGTCTTTCGCGAATGGAGAGCGTAGGGAAGGAATTCGACCCTCAGCTTCACGAGGCTATCGGTATGGAAGCGAACCCCGATTATGATGTGCAGACCGTCGTCGAGGACTATCAGCGGGGCTACATGCTCCATGATCGGGTCCTTCGTCATGCCAAGGTACGAGTGGCCATGCCGGCCCCTGAAAAGGGTGGACAGAAGCCTGAGGAGGAGCCTCAAAACGAGGCCGCAAAAGAATAA